A stretch of the Sulfolobus acidocaldarius SUSAZ genome encodes the following:
- a CDS encoding alpha/beta hydrolase yields MNRRDAIKILGAGAIAGALATRIPLSISQTPPQINYSNLVPKEFGWAPVNNIHIYYEIYGSGEPLIMIMGYLGNLESWGPIIVNGLASQYEVIIFDNRGTGRSGTVGQDPLHDALTYTIPLYASDTIGLLNYLGYSNLNVLGWSMGGFVAQQIAIDYPIYVNKLVLLCTAPNIYLYPPKVSPQSIITGFTASDPTVTVETIIPYLVPSDWLQAHPDVAKYVLFTLEKYPISYASVLKQTYALATFNSVGQLQNITAPTLVIGGDSDLLLPPQNSQYLAENIPNAQLYIFSPDAGHGLMYQYPTQFINLVTSFLG; encoded by the coding sequence ATGAACAGGAGAGACGCTATTAAGATTTTAGGTGCTGGTGCAATAGCAGGCGCATTAGCTACGAGAATCCCGTTAAGTATATCACAAACACCGCCTCAAATAAACTACTCCAACTTGGTTCCCAAGGAGTTCGGCTGGGCTCCAGTAAACAACATACATATTTACTATGAGATATATGGTAGTGGGGAGCCACTTATAATGATCATGGGCTATCTGGGAAACTTAGAGAGTTGGGGACCTATAATTGTAAATGGTCTAGCATCGCAGTATGAGGTCATAATTTTCGATAATAGGGGTACAGGAAGAAGTGGTACAGTGGGTCAAGATCCTCTTCATGATGCACTAACTTATACTATTCCGTTATACGCCAGTGATACCATAGGTCTGCTGAACTATCTAGGTTACTCCAACCTAAATGTTCTAGGCTGGTCAATGGGTGGTTTCGTAGCCCAACAAATTGCCATTGACTACCCCATTTATGTGAACAAACTGGTATTACTATGTACTGCACCTAATATTTACTTATATCCTCCGAAAGTCTCCCCTCAGTCTATTATAACTGGATTTACGGCCTCTGACCCAACTGTTACGGTCGAGACTATAATTCCTTATTTAGTGCCAAGTGATTGGCTACAGGCTCACCCAGACGTAGCGAAGTATGTCTTATTTACACTGGAGAAATACCCGATAAGTTATGCAAGCGTTCTAAAGCAGACTTATGCGTTAGCTACGTTTAACTCTGTGGGACAACTTCAAAACATTACAGCACCAACACTTGTTATCGGTGGCGACAGTGATCTTTTACTGCCTCCTCAAAATAGTCAGTATTTAGCTGAGAACATACCAAATGCGCAGTTATACATCTTTAGCCCTGATGCAGGTCACGGACTAATGTACCAGTATCCTACTCAATTTATTAACTTAGTGACGTCCTTCCTGGGATAA
- a CDS encoding membrane protein, whose translation MNRINLAGYLVLIGVSEFLLLMLLSEFLYPNYSVKYNYISDLGVGSTAIIFNSSIIFMGILIIISAILIRKEYHSVSYIILLTGLGSALVGIFPEYTGFIHSISALIAFLFGGIGAILTSLKRNYFWAVLGIITLFSIVLYVLKTYGPLGPGGMERLIVYPELIWGISFGTYLIASK comes from the coding sequence ATGAACAGAATTAATCTAGCTGGCTATCTAGTTTTAATAGGCGTAAGTGAATTCCTCTTACTAATGTTATTATCAGAGTTCCTTTATCCAAATTATTCTGTAAAATATAACTACATAAGCGATTTAGGAGTAGGCAGTACGGCAATAATTTTCAATTCATCAATAATTTTCATGGGCATCTTAATAATTATTTCTGCTATACTAATAAGAAAGGAGTATCATTCAGTATCTTACATAATACTATTAACCGGATTAGGCTCCGCGCTAGTTGGAATATTCCCTGAGTATACTGGTTTCATTCACTCGATTTCAGCACTCATAGCATTTCTGTTTGGAGGGATTGGTGCGATTCTTACTTCGTTGAAGAGAAATTACTTTTGGGCAGTATTAGGAATTATAACTCTATTCAGCATTGTCCTTTACGTCTTAAAAACTTATGGACCATTAGGACCAGGTGGAATGGAGAGGTTAATTGTTTACCCAGAACTGATCTGGGGAATAAGCTTTGGAACTTACCTAATAGCTTCTAAGTAA
- a CDS encoding potassium transporter TrkA — MNKNELWNRRILPIIEIFASPYSVIRKIYLQLLMLSIIVYIIALIFVYYQHLDWISAIYAAVNVITTVGLYAPDIYSMPSQEKLFLTLTIVFSVGLFASMAQTLILTIVNRNTWIDARARWRGKHMRGHVVVLGNSRSVLSAVKKLEELDKDYIVVTNNQEIYKLLKGDKVILGDPKNEDNLISAGIGNAESAIIAMDDDSETLLLTLKVQKINPPLTIVTVVKDPSMMDIMRTAGADIIIPFEEVLGRMMASASVSKQFAGMIYPTNSREFAIGVFEVRRAIKLKDLPNGVIPIAILRDGKLDPYFEKDTQVKEGEVLFVLGDPSKFKEVNKLVQ; from the coding sequence GTGAATAAAAACGAGTTATGGAATAGAAGAATATTACCAATTATAGAAATTTTTGCATCACCATACTCAGTTATTAGAAAAATATATTTACAATTATTAATGCTAAGTATCATAGTATATATTATAGCCTTAATATTTGTTTATTATCAACATTTAGATTGGATTTCTGCAATTTATGCAGCCGTTAACGTTATAACGACCGTTGGACTTTACGCACCAGATATTTACTCCATGCCATCTCAAGAAAAGCTATTCTTAACTTTAACCATTGTTTTCAGTGTAGGACTATTTGCGAGTATGGCACAAACTTTAATTTTAACAATTGTGAATAGAAATACTTGGATTGATGCTAGGGCTAGATGGAGAGGTAAACATATGAGAGGTCATGTTGTAGTATTAGGTAATTCTAGAAGTGTATTGTCAGCTGTGAAAAAACTCGAGGAATTGGACAAGGATTATATTGTAGTCACAAATAATCAAGAAATTTATAAATTGTTAAAGGGAGATAAGGTAATCTTGGGAGATCCTAAAAATGAGGATAATTTAATAAGTGCTGGAATTGGTAACGCTGAGTCAGCTATAATAGCAATGGATGATGATTCGGAAACCCTTTTACTAACTTTAAAGGTACAGAAGATAAATCCACCATTAACAATAGTTACCGTCGTTAAGGACCCGTCAATGATGGATATTATGAGGACAGCTGGAGCTGATATCATCATACCGTTTGAGGAAGTTTTAGGGAGAATGATGGCTTCAGCGTCAGTATCAAAACAGTTTGCTGGTATGATTTATCCTACAAATAGTAGGGAGTTCGCAATAGGAGTTTTTGAGGTTAGAAGAGCTATAAAACTTAAAGATTTACCTAATGGTGTTATACCAATAGCGATATTAAGAGATGGTAAACTAGATCCCTATTTTGAAAAAGATACTCAAGTTAAAGAAGGGGAAGTTCTGTTCGTTTTAGGTGATCCATCTAAATTTAAGGAAGTTAACAAGTTAGTTCAATGA
- a CDS encoding CRISPR-associated protein Cas2: MLYLIFYDITDDQLRSKVADFLKKKGLTRVQFSVFFGEVNSSRLKDVVAGLRMYSKKRKSGERFNVLIVPITENQFNQRIAIGEIVSEGSSILW, encoded by the coding sequence ATGCTATACTTAATATTTTACGATATAACTGACGATCAGTTGAGGAGTAAGGTTGCGGATTTTTTGAAAAAGAAGGGGCTAACCAGGGTTCAGTTTAGTGTTTTCTTTGGTGAGGTAAATTCATCAAGGCTTAAGGACGTGGTAGCTGGATTGAGGATGTACTCTAAGAAGAGAAAAAGTGGGGAGAGGTTTAATGTATTAATTGTCCCTATCACGGAAAATCAGTTTAATCAAAGGATTGCGATAGGAGAGATAGTGAGTGAGGGATCTAGTATTTTGTGGTAA
- a CDS encoding CRISPR-associated protein Cas1 — MDDGKKIAFVKDYGAFLRVKKGMIVCELKDKELWQVSPAELSSIVILSTSVISSEVIKLAFHYGIDLVFFEKYEPIAKLIPARYGGSMKLWIKQIIAHKKKRYIYAREFIYAKLHNQYMTLRYYERKYGYDLSSRNLDELGRQVLVLTDIKEIMNKEAEGAKVYWRGVGKLLPRSLGFKGRKKRVKNEDPFNVALNIGYSMLRKSVYSALVSVGLNPYIGFLHSVRSGRISLVFDLMEEFRSPFVDRRMISLARDSEEKIKDLKEIYSIKFKEDLIYTQARRLANSLLKDEEYRPFLSK; from the coding sequence ATGGATGATGGTAAGAAGATAGCTTTTGTTAAAGATTACGGTGCTTTCTTAAGGGTAAAGAAGGGGATGATAGTATGTGAACTTAAGGATAAAGAATTGTGGCAAGTTTCTCCTGCAGAACTTTCCTCAATTGTGATTTTGTCCACCTCCGTGATTTCCTCAGAAGTAATTAAACTTGCATTTCATTACGGGATCGATCTAGTCTTCTTTGAGAAATACGAGCCGATAGCTAAACTTATCCCAGCAAGATATGGGGGTTCAATGAAGCTTTGGATTAAACAAATAATTGCTCATAAGAAAAAGAGGTACATTTACGCTAGGGAGTTTATCTATGCTAAGTTGCACAACCAATATATGACGCTGAGATATTACGAGAGGAAGTATGGTTACGATTTGTCTTCTAGAAATTTAGACGAGCTAGGTAGGCAAGTTTTAGTGCTAACTGACATAAAGGAAATAATGAATAAGGAGGCTGAGGGGGCAAAAGTCTACTGGAGGGGTGTTGGAAAGCTTCTACCCAGATCATTGGGCTTTAAGGGTAGGAAGAAGAGGGTTAAGAATGAAGATCCCTTTAATGTAGCGTTAAATATAGGATATTCAATGCTTAGGAAGAGCGTTTATTCTGCATTAGTTTCAGTTGGTTTGAATCCTTACATAGGTTTTCTTCACAGTGTGAGGAGTGGTAGGATTTCTCTAGTGTTCGATTTAATGGAGGAATTTAGGTCTCCCTTTGTGGATAGAAGAATGATAAGTTTGGCTAGAGATAGTGAGGAGAAGATTAAGGATTTGAAAGAGATTTATTCAATTAAGTTTAAGGAGGATCTGATATATACGCAAGCTAGGAGGTTAGCTAATTCTCTTTTGAAGGATGAGGAGTATAGACCATTTTTGAGTAAGTGA